The Nerophis lumbriciformis linkage group LG05, RoL_Nlum_v2.1, whole genome shotgun sequence genome contains a region encoding:
- the kiaa0232 gene encoding uncharacterized protein KIAA0232 homolog, with the protein MRPVSTDSDGPAPSENLSCPYRLVGPLPASEMSLFQSLGPVQSWLGQELEKCGIDAMIYTRYVLSLLLHDSYDYDLQDQENDIFLGWEKGAGKKWGKSKKKGGTDLSLEEMKKQAAVQCLRSASDENSGIESLVEELCSKLREIQNKQKEEKQIQKKSEGALSPDRVESPSSKDQVEMYYEAFPPLSEKPVCLQEIMTVWNKAKACTYSSSSSSAAPQTSTDTSSPKDCNSECEAAKERNPESFGTITGVSNEKGQQRRNKKEKENRYHCSAGAEEKNTLHSKRQTRHRSEGKYRARSWSSGSSEAGSSSSGNQGDTKSFRGKTVRVRHKCREVGKNRRQRNSGPLKLQLKAIDKEEQRNAGRGSATGSTGKAPQLYKKSKRSLKEFCKDPGWVEANEIGLEARNRKEYMEEPLWYTEPITDYFVPFSSRQSKLETKYRSKVGGSPEDLNLAADMAMLPERIQGICIASESYQRTYLAAGSFVDGRFVEAEDETAELIGSSSCLQPEDSGDLDDKHLPEFTDFYEVDIYQSILDTSASDSLQESRILSMIRQKSKEQRDVEAEPCLVLDGLEQQGKSAIRADLEEAPESVGFLMEDLDNMAQVWGCYTPSTSDDIDGESFMGDSPIRLSPLLDSVSFTLSKMSGNLVEPQVPEATREPSSCFSLFELQYDSPAFPFPQDSLCVAQENKADSSVCLDPHTNKQSRLLIWTKNSAFDETEHCSNLSTRTCSPWSHSEETRSDNEHGNIPTEESTQIGTEEIDLRIPPLSGTYLEEEILDFLQEDSGRNCEATTASSQTYTKKSKLESICGIALEEDESKQYSSCIFSDDTNQQSGEYSSGIIKDIWSVVGDGKLVVSRQGGEKPSEAFPEDSVGYCGSCLEVQAKRVPLHGPQKKAVQRSEYHLWEDKSEEQDLAKNKLSKLDGAGDYMTPSRPCDLRSDKDSTSFIIGGVYGEFKNWAVKPPNESQHSLLQSTATSASTSEMLTITGTDVFMNTSSCFAPGQRRLWRPLVSFGQSDHTFTGSRDGLNKGFSLIFREDLLGSYGGLRDEEQGLEYPFASFHLNNPFSQVLHVECSFEPEDMASFSPGFKPKSILCSDSESEVLRPQIYGINQTQYRAIRISPRTHFRPISATELSPGGVSDSEAESDKEEASFPVLAQVDVFDDPQADLKPLEEDAECESPYYGKSELESGKFIPRLKKSGMEKSAQTSLDSQEGSSTLLPIPEQERSLDCQTAAAAVSTAGGQIDISVGTFQKAETPGAKPTYLRAAAGQVPKYGIAYDFVGDVPEFPLLNISGQGGSGNQEDECWWQNTLCSPLFPGSQCTGSSNI; encoded by the exons AACTCTGGGATTGAAAGCCTGGTTGAAGAGCTTTGCTCCAAACTTAGGGAAATTCAAAACAAACAGAAAG AGGAAAAACAGATCCAAAAGAAGTCTGAAGGTGCTCTATCTCCAGATCGGGTTGAGTCCCCATCTTCAAAGGATCAGGTTGAAAT GTATTATGAAGCCTTCCCTCCTTTGTCAGAGAAACCTGTTTGTCTCCAAGAGATCATGACCGTGTGGAACAAAGCCAAAGCCTGCACTTACTCAAGTTCATCATCCTCAGCAGCCCCACAGACCAGCACAGACACCTCCTCCCCAAAAGATTGCAACAGCGAGTGTGAGGCTGCAAAGGAACGGAACCCAGAATCGTTTGGTACCATCACCGGTGTGAGCAATGAGAAAGGCCAGCAACGACGAAACAAGAAGGAGAAAGAAAACCGATATCATTGCAGCGCAGGAGCAGAAGAGAAAAACACACTCCACTCCAAGAGACAAACAAGACACAGGTCTGAGGGCAAATACAGAGCCCGTTCCTGGTCTTCTGGCTCTAGTGAAGCAGGCTCAAGCTCAAGTGGGAACCAGGGAGACACAAAGTCATTTAGAGGCAAGACGGTTAGAGTAAGGCACAAATGCAGAGAGGTCGGGAAGAATAGGAGACAACGCAATAGCGGACCGTTGAAGCTTCAGCTGAAGGCTATTGACAAAGAGGAGCAACGCAATGCAGGAAGGGGCAGTGCAACTGGAAGCACTGGCAAAGCACCTCAGCTTTACAAAAAGAGTAAGAGATCCCTCAAGGAGTTTTGTAAAGATCCAGGCTGGGTGGAAGCAAATGAGATTGGCCTTGAGGCCAGAAACAGAAAGGAATACATGGAGGAGCCCCTCTGGTACACTGAGCCCATCACAGACTATTTTGTACCTTTTAGCAGCAGACAAAGCAAGCTGGAAACAAAGTATAGAAGCAAAGTTGGCGGCTCTCCTGAAGACTTAAATCTGGCAGCTGACATGGCTATGCTGCCAGAGAGAATCCAAGGAATCTGCATTGCCAGCGAGAGCTACCAGAGAACATACCTTGCTGCAGGCTCATTTGTTGATGGACGTTTTGTGGAAGCAGAGGACGAGACTGCTGAGCTCATTGGGAGCTCAAGCTGCCTTCAGCCAGAGGATAGTGGAGATTTAGATGACAAGCATCTGCCAGAATTCACCGACTTCTATGAAGTTGACATTTATCAGTCCATATTGGATACTAGTGCCTCAGACTCGTTACAAGAGAGTCGGATCCTCAGCATGATTCGACAAAAAAGCAAAGAGCAAAGAGACGTCGAGGCAGAACCTTGTTTAGTGTTAGATGGCCTTGAGCAGCAAGGGAAAAGTGCAATAAGGGCAGACTTAGAGGAAGCGCCGGAATCAGTTGGGTTCCTAATGGAGGATCTTGACAATATGGCTCAAGTTTGGGGATGTTACACTCCATCTACGTCAGATGATATAGATGGAGAAAGTTTCATGGGCGACTCCCCCATACGACTCTCCCCCCTCCTTGATAGTGTTTCCTTTACTTTGAGTAAAATGTCAGGAAATCTGGTGGAGCCACAAGTTCCTGAAGCCACCAGGGAGCCATCTTCATGCTTCTCTCTTTTTGAGCTGCAGTACGACAGCCCTGCTTTTCCTTTTCCCCAAGACTCGCTCTGTGTCGCTCAAGAAAACAAAGCCGATTCTAGTGTTTGTCTCGACCCACATACTAATAAACAGTCTCGCTTGCTAATATGGACCAAAAATAGTGCCTTTGATGAAACGGAACACTGCTCAAACCTTTCAACGCGAACATGCAGTCCATGGTCACATTCGGAAGAGACGCGTTCAGACAACGAGCATGGGAATATTCCCACGGAGGAGTCTACTCAGATTGGCACCGAAGAAATTGATTTGAGAATCCCTCCTCTTTCTGGTACATATCTTGAGGAAGAAATCTTGGATTTTTTGCAAGAAGACTCTGGGCGCAATTGTGAGGCGACCACGGCATCCAGTCAGACTTACACCAAAAAATCAAAATTGGAGTCAATTTGTGGAATAGCATTAGAAGAGGATGAAAGTAAACAATACAGTTCTTGCATTTTCTCAGATGACACAAACCAACAGAGTGGCGAGTACAGCTCAGGTATAATTAAAGACATTTGGTCTGTAGTTGGGGATGGTAAATTGGTGGTATCAAGGCAAGGTGGAGAGAAACCAAGTGAAGCGTTTCCTGAGGACTCTGTTGGCTACTGTGGCAGCTGTCTGGAGGTGCAGGCCAAACGAGTCCCTCTTCACGGACCTCAGAAAAAAGCAGTGCAGCGCTCTGAGTATCACCTCTGGGAGGACAAGAGCGAAGAACAGGACTTAGCCAAAAACAAACTATCCAAGTTAGATGGTGCTGGGGATTACATGACTCCGTCCAGACCCTGTGACTTGAGATCAGATAAAGACAGTACGTCTTTTATCATTGGTGGAGTGTATGGAGAGTTTAAGAATTGGGCTGTTAAGCCACCAAATGAATCTCAACACAGCTTGCTACAGTCTACCGCCACATCTGCTTCTACTTCTGAAATGCTCACCATTACTGGTACCGATGTGTTCATGAACACTAGCAGCTGCTTCGCTCCAGGACAAAGGCGCCTGTGGAGGCCTCTTGTGTCCTTTGGCCAAAGCGACCACACTTTTACAGGGAGCAGAGATGGATTGAATAAGGGATTTTCTCTTATCTTCCGAGAAGATTTGCTTGGATCTTACGGAGGCTTGCGCGATGAGGAGCAAGGTTTAGAATACCCCTTTGCATCCTTCCACCTGAATAATCCCTTCTCTCAAGTTCTCCATGTGGAGTGTTCCTTCGAGCCTGAGGACATGGCTTCCTTTAGTCCTGGCTTTAAGCCTAAATCTATTCTTTGCTCGGACTCAGAAAGTGAAGTATTACGCCCTCAAATTTATGGCATCAACCAAACTCAATACAGGGCCATTCGCATCTCCCCCAGGACTCATTTCCGGCCAATATCGGCCACTGAGTTGTCTCCTGGTGGAGTGAGCGATTCCGAGGCAGAGTCCGACAAAGAGGAGGCAAGTTTTCCCGTCCTGGCACAAGTGGATGTCTTTGATGATCCTCAGGCAGACCTCAAACCTCTAGAGGAGGATGCAGAATGTGAAAGCCCATATTATGGGAAGTCTGAATTGGAATCTGGTAAATTCATACCCAGATTGAAGAAATCTGGCATGGAGAAGAGTGCCCAAACCTCCCTGGATTCACAAGAGGGCTCCAGTACCCTCCTACCAATCCCTGAGCAAGAGAGAAGTTTGGACTGccaaacagcagcagcagcagtatcAACTGCAGGTGGACAAATAGACATCTCAGTTGGCACGTTTCAAAAAGCGGAAACTCCAGGAGCAAAACCGACCTACTTACGTGCGGCAGCAGGTCAAGTCCCTAAATATGGGATCGCTTATGATTTTGTTGGAGATGTGCCAGAG TTCCCACTGTTAAACATAAGTGGGCAGGGAGGAAGTGGAAACCAGGAAGATGAGTGCTGGTGGCAAAACACTCTCTGTTCCCCCCTTTTCCCTGGATCTCAGTGTACAG GGAGCAGCAACATTTGA